The following is a genomic window from Ethanoligenens harbinense YUAN-3.
AGCGTCTATTTTCTGGAATATCCGTATCTGTACCGCTCGCCCTACCGCGTGACGAACGGCCAGTGCCCCAAAGAATACTTCACGCAGTTCGAGCGGCTTTTCCACACGCTGGTCGATCCTTATTCCGTCGCCGCCATCATCATGGAGCCGGTGCAGGGCGAGGGCGGCTACATCGTTCCACCCAAAGAATTTGTGCAATATGCGCGCGAGATCTGCGACAAATACGGCATCCTGCTCATTTTCGATGAGATTCAAAGCGGCATGGGCCGCACGGGCAAACTCTTTGCCTGCGAGCATTTCGGCGTGACGCCGGATATCCGGACGTCCGCCAAAGGTATCGCCTCGGGCTTCCCGCTCAGCGCCGTCATCGGCAGAAAGAAATACATGGAAAAGTGGCCGGCGGGCGCGCACGGCGGCACGTTCGGCGGCAACCCCGTGGCCTGTGCGGCTGCGCTGGCCACTCTGGACGTGCTGACCAATCAGGGCGCGCTGGACAATGCGCTGGAAATGGGCGAATATTTCAAACAACAGCTGCTTACGCTCCAGACGCAGTTTCCCGGCGTAATCGGCGAGGTACGCGGACTGGGACTGATGCTCGCAATCGAGCTCATCCACCCCGACAAGACTCCCGATGCCAAATTGACCGCACAGGTGAAAGAGCGCTGCCTGGAAAAGGGCCTGCTTCTGCTCACCTGCGGCAGCGACCACAACGTTGTGCGCTTCATCGCCCCCACCATCGTCACCCGGAGAGAGATCGACAAAGCTATGGGAATCCTGCGGGAAGTCTTTGCAGAGGAAGGAAATGCCTGAAACCATGTCCATCAGAATTGTGGCTTGTGGCCGGCCGGAAGAACAGGATATCCATGTGGAAAAAGCCTTCTTGCAGCAGGGCCTGCCGGGCGTGGAAGTGGTTTTCCGTGTTTGTGAGACCACGGACGACGTAAAGGCGGCCGCCGCGGATGCGGATGCCCTGCTCATTTCGTTCGCCGTGATTGACGAAAACGTACTGAACGCCGCCCCCCACCTGCGCTGCATCGCCGTCAGCGCCACCGGCTACGGAAACGTGGATGTGGCGGCGGCCACTGCGCACGGCGTAGCCGTCTGCCCCATCGGAGAATATTGCACCGACGAAGTGGCCGACCATACTTTGGCGCTGATGCTCGCCCTGCTGCGGAATCTAAAGCATTACACCCGGCAGATTGAACAGGACGCGGTCTGGGCGTTCGATTCCGCCGTCTGCCGGCGATTGAAGAATCTGACGCTGTCGGTGTTTGGTTTTGGCCGCATCGGCCGCGCCGTGGCAAAACGCGCGCAGGCATTCGGCATCCGCGTGCTGGCGGTAGACCCATATGTTCCCCCAGAAGTGTTTGCCTCCACCAGTGTGACACCTGCGGACATTGATACCGCCCTGCGCAAAGCGGATATCATCACCAATCACATGAATCAGACCAGCGGCAACGACGGCTTTTTCAACCTCGGCGCGTTCAGGAAATGCACGCGCAAGCCGCTGTTTCTGAATATTGCGCGCGGGGCCAGCGTGAACGAAGACGACCTGTGCACGGCTCTGGATGAGGGGCTGCTTTCCGGTGCCGGGCTGGATGTGCTGCGGGACGAGAACCCGGATCTGCGGAACTGCCCGCTGGTGGGACGGGATAATGTACTGCTCACTCCGCACGCGGCGTTCTATTCGCAGGAATCGCTGGCCGACCTGCGACACATCCCTTGCAGCAACCTCATTCACTTTTTCCACGGAGATTACGACCGGATACAGAACCTCGTAAACCCGCAGGCGCTTGCATAAAAATCGAACTCCATCCCGGCAAAACCTTCCGCACACAGTAAACATCCGCATGGTCGGCCATCAAGCCGTTGTCCGTGCGGATGTTTTGCATGCTGCCAATATCACAAGGCTCGCCCCGCTCTTCGCCGGACAGGACATCCTCCTTGTCTCGCCACATTGAAGGCAGATTGCAAGGAATAGATCCCTTTCAATCAACCGGGCCGCCATCCAAGCAGCCCACAAACGGCACCCTGCTCCATGGAACAGCTTGGATTGTTGACCGTTGTGAAGAAGGCAACCTTTTCGTGATGTTTTGAACAGCTATATCGGTCAAGAGGCTTTGCCTCGCTTTTCGTCCGTGTTTGCAGAATGACAACACCATATTCCGGTGAAGCAGTGTCCGCAGCTCTTGACAATTTTACACATTTACGCTAAGCTAGTCAGTATATATTTGCATTGGCAAAGTAGATGGCCGCGCGTCAAGTGCCAGTTGGACGGGAAGTTGCCACTGGACGAAAAACCCCATGGGGTTTGCGGTGCCGCCATCGCATTCCGTTGTCACATTAAACAATGCCCCCTTCTTAATGTGGCCTGTTCGATTTACGCTCATTAAGAGAGGAGTATTTTTTATGAGCAAAACTTTGAAACTTGTCCTTGTTGGGCTGCTGGTGGCACTCGGCGTTGTGCTTACGCGCTTTTTGTCCATCGAAA
Proteins encoded in this region:
- a CDS encoding aspartate aminotransferase family protein; this translates as MESLYERCVKVMPPVAGRATHLGVTEGHGCYLVDEGGRELLDFASGVAVCNIGHNHPAVVKAAQEQIGKLIHGGHNVVYYESYVRLAERLVELTGGNTMVYFSNSGAEANEGAVKLAKYVTGRPAVVAFRGSFHGRTLGTISLTSSNSAYRKHYEALLPSVYFLEYPYLYRSPYRVTNGQCPKEYFTQFERLFHTLVDPYSVAAIIMEPVQGEGGYIVPPKEFVQYAREICDKYGILLIFDEIQSGMGRTGKLFACEHFGVTPDIRTSAKGIASGFPLSAVIGRKKYMEKWPAGAHGGTFGGNPVACAAALATLDVLTNQGALDNALEMGEYFKQQLLTLQTQFPGVIGEVRGLGLMLAIELIHPDKTPDAKLTAQVKERCLEKGLLLLTCGSDHNVVRFIAPTIVTRREIDKAMGILREVFAEEGNA
- a CDS encoding NAD(P)-dependent oxidoreductase, producing MSIRIVACGRPEEQDIHVEKAFLQQGLPGVEVVFRVCETTDDVKAAAADADALLISFAVIDENVLNAAPHLRCIAVSATGYGNVDVAAATAHGVAVCPIGEYCTDEVADHTLALMLALLRNLKHYTRQIEQDAVWAFDSAVCRRLKNLTLSVFGFGRIGRAVAKRAQAFGIRVLAVDPYVPPEVFASTSVTPADIDTALRKADIITNHMNQTSGNDGFFNLGAFRKCTRKPLFLNIARGASVNEDDLCTALDEGLLSGAGLDVLRDENPDLRNCPLVGRDNVLLTPHAAFYSQESLADLRHIPCSNLIHFFHGDYDRIQNLVNPQALA